The Methanolacinia petrolearia DSM 11571 genome has a segment encoding these proteins:
- a CDS encoding tubulin/FtsZ family protein, whose amino-acid sequence MRILTIGVGGAGSRIVDQLYYQDQRSSISCMSAVVVDTDGNFLSQLRYLPDESKIFFPAIDPEVHFDVRSTVDLNEVMTQIKRMDNIDIDAIMIFTGLGGNLSDIIPDLTKEIRKSYFEPVFVVCTLPYLREGRRQAAKAADDLEKIEESVDGIFLFDNETWYRKIKASFEVTIDEAGNPVSTPSPYGKTFPENPRDMYRMLNEKISRQIGLLLRAGEFNEDGFDSAEVVLDAGEILNTLKGNGITAVGYAVEPLPTNWTDIFDKWLPEKQLNNFSEESQKRATRIVALAKKAVYEDISVPCDLTSAEKALILIAGPSRELSMKGFQTVRKWIDTSIAGLEMRAGDYPVTNTKFVGIIIMLSGIHNIPRLEEIKRLRDDFLREQDEKKAMGEDQSLLEEEMLLLSGMGSSQNDSGFIPADEPAEAVRRVQNYEPGRAQPPQNYYAPAYDPYSRNDEALEQEALEFIGGYSSKPPRAEAKRNLNVAPIIEVGDDRYMDSEYSEDSEGSLDLKDFLEDEPEEEPQTHELANDPRFIEYKKQYSFSALLEDDSEPESSVDPFDSGWMDEEKTPVRRRPEPEDIPLTSREYVMEQEFQEYSAEKRENDSLKPAVKDDQISISGKKEKKVDNNGIILPGRSERNVSDMTRMTSVNMGNAPKDTIFGAGARIKGPMMPKEKSDVAMVGEKISIGRNSFHATDKTLSAGNFSAGSKMRPKDNVFGGGSVSAGKAIHPNDSTFTGSGVSVGKNMSVNDSTFSGGKVNMKPNILPKDSDRISVKGKVKKPKELLSDNIGMRQGGGVKGPKELLSDNIRMRKGSGSSPKELLSDNIRMRGGAAAKPKDDIFAKSVTGKGSPGHSKGSPGKSSFSGTGDFTPAPGQKKNAKKGSDSKDEDLFWA is encoded by the coding sequence ATGAGGATCCTTACAATAGGCGTAGGAGGTGCAGGGTCGAGGATCGTCGACCAGCTATATTATCAGGACCAGCGCAGCAGTATAAGCTGTATGTCTGCTGTAGTAGTGGATACTGACGGAAATTTCCTGTCACAGCTCCGTTACCTTCCTGATGAGTCCAAGATATTCTTTCCTGCAATTGATCCCGAGGTCCATTTCGATGTACGCTCCACCGTCGATCTGAACGAGGTAATGACACAGATCAAAAGGATGGACAATATCGATATCGATGCGATAATGATATTCACCGGTCTGGGTGGGAATCTCAGTGATATCATCCCTGATCTGACCAAAGAGATCCGCAAGTCGTATTTCGAGCCTGTTTTTGTAGTCTGTACACTTCCTTATCTCAGAGAAGGCAGGCGGCAGGCGGCAAAAGCGGCCGACGATCTTGAAAAGATCGAAGAATCTGTCGACGGAATATTTCTTTTCGACAACGAGACCTGGTACAGGAAGATAAAAGCCTCCTTTGAAGTCACGATCGATGAAGCTGGAAATCCGGTAAGTACCCCGTCACCCTATGGCAAAACATTCCCCGAAAACCCGAGGGATATGTACAGGATGCTGAATGAGAAAATATCCCGCCAGATCGGACTTTTACTGAGAGCGGGAGAGTTCAACGAAGACGGTTTCGATTCAGCCGAGGTTGTCCTCGATGCCGGTGAAATCCTGAATACCCTGAAAGGCAATGGAATTACTGCTGTCGGCTATGCGGTGGAGCCTCTTCCGACAAACTGGACCGATATATTCGATAAGTGGCTCCCTGAAAAACAGCTGAACAATTTCAGTGAGGAGTCACAGAAAAGGGCGACGAGAATTGTCGCTCTTGCAAAGAAAGCCGTCTATGAGGATATCTCAGTTCCATGCGACCTGACAAGCGCAGAAAAGGCCCTGATCCTGATTGCTGGTCCTTCGAGGGAACTGTCGATGAAGGGTTTTCAGACCGTCAGAAAATGGATAGATACGAGTATCGCCGGGCTGGAAATGAGGGCGGGAGATTATCCTGTAACCAATACGAAGTTCGTCGGGATTATTATAATGCTCTCGGGAATCCATAACATCCCGCGGCTGGAAGAGATAAAAAGGCTCAGGGACGATTTTCTCCGTGAACAGGATGAGAAGAAAGCAATGGGGGAAGACCAGAGCCTGCTCGAGGAGGAGATGCTTCTTTTATCAGGAATGGGTTCCTCTCAGAATGATTCAGGGTTTATACCTGCAGATGAACCGGCTGAGGCGGTCCGGCGAGTGCAGAATTATGAGCCCGGGAGAGCACAGCCCCCGCAGAATTACTATGCTCCGGCTTACGATCCTTACAGCCGGAACGATGAGGCCCTTGAACAGGAGGCATTGGAGTTTATAGGTGGTTATTCTTCAAAACCCCCAAGGGCAGAGGCGAAGAGGAACTTAAATGTTGCACCGATTATTGAGGTAGGAGATGACAGATATATGGATTCGGAATATTCGGAGGATTCAGAAGGGTCTCTTGATCTGAAGGATTTCCTTGAGGATGAGCCTGAAGAAGAACCCCAAACCCATGAGTTGGCAAATGATCCGCGATTTATAGAATATAAGAAACAGTATTCATTCTCCGCACTCCTGGAGGATGACAGCGAACCTGAGTCTTCCGTAGATCCGTTTGACAGCGGCTGGATGGATGAGGAAAAGACACCGGTCAGGCGGCGGCCCGAACCGGAGGACATTCCGCTTACATCGAGAGAGTATGTTATGGAGCAGGAATTTCAGGAGTATTCTGCTGAGAAACGCGAGAATGATTCCTTAAAACCTGCTGTAAAGGACGACCAGATCTCGATATCGGGAAAGAAAGAGAAGAAGGTAGACAACAACGGAATCATCCTTCCGGGAAGATCGGAGCGCAACGTTTCCGATATGACGAGGATGACGTCTGTCAATATGGGAAACGCACCTAAAGATACAATCTTCGGGGCAGGTGCGAGGATAAAGGGCCCGATGATGCCAAAAGAGAAGAGCGATGTTGCGATGGTCGGTGAGAAGATCAGCATCGGCAGAAATTCATTCCATGCGACCGACAAGACTCTTTCGGCAGGCAACTTCTCTGCAGGCTCGAAGATGAGGCCGAAGGACAATGTATTCGGGGGAGGATCGGTCTCTGCCGGAAAAGCGATCCATCCGAATGACAGTACGTTTACCGGTTCGGGAGTTTCGGTTGGAAAGAATATGTCGGTCAACGACAGCACTTTCTCGGGTGGGAAAGTAAATATGAAACCGAATATCCTTCCCAAAGATAGTGACAGGATATCGGTGAAGGGCAAGGTGAAAAAGCCCAAAGAACTCCTTTCCGACAATATTGGTATGAGGCAGGGCGGCGGTGTAAAAGGACCGAAGGAACTCCTCTCTGACAATATCAGGATGAGGAAAGGGAGTGGAAGCAGCCCGAAGGAACTTCTTTCAGACAATATAAGGATGAGAGGTGGGGCGGCCGCGAAGCCTAAAGACGATATCTTTGCCAAATCGGTAACCGGCAAGGGATCTCCCGGGCACTCGAAAGGAAGTCCGGGGAAATCTTCTTTTTCAGGAACCGGTGATTTCACCCCTGCACCCGGTCAGAAGAAGAATGCCAAAAAGGGATCGGATTCCAAGGACGAAGATCTTTTTTGGGCCTGA
- a CDS encoding 5,10-methylenetetrahydromethanopterin reductase, protein MSYGIEFVPGNISVKQVVKYCKLAENKDIDFAWITNHYNNRHCYPTLAAIAQATDSLKMGPGIMNTFTDTPAAIASFMCTLNEISEGRAVLGIGPGDLSTLPKLAIDPVKPVARLKEGVQQIKALCSGQEVKKSGNMEFFDYDGAKLTGVQLPGKKGIPVYIGAQGPKMLELAGEIGEGALINASNSKDFDIAIPLIKAACDKVDDKKFKKFDVGAYTAMSIDQSEKKARNAAKIVAAFIAAGSPPALLERHGLDLSNVAKIKDALSRFDFGAVGGLVGDGEIDAFTIAGTPEMVKEKCENLTASGVTQIIFGSPLGPDMTNSIRLLGKYIV, encoded by the coding sequence TTGAGTTATGGAATAGAATTTGTACCAGGAAACATCAGCGTTAAGCAGGTTGTAAAGTACTGTAAACTCGCAGAGAACAAAGATATTGACTTTGCGTGGATTACAAACCACTATAACAACCGCCACTGCTACCCCACCCTTGCAGCAATTGCACAGGCGACAGACAGCCTCAAGATGGGACCGGGTATCATGAACACATTCACGGACACTCCGGCAGCAATTGCATCCTTTATGTGCACACTGAACGAGATCTCCGAAGGGCGCGCAGTTCTCGGTATCGGACCAGGCGATCTCTCGACACTCCCGAAGCTCGCAATCGACCCCGTAAAGCCCGTTGCACGCCTGAAGGAAGGTGTCCAGCAGATCAAGGCACTCTGCTCAGGGCAGGAAGTCAAGAAGAGCGGAAACATGGAATTCTTCGACTACGATGGTGCAAAACTTACCGGTGTCCAGCTTCCGGGCAAGAAGGGAATCCCCGTATACATTGGTGCCCAGGGACCCAAGATGCTCGAACTTGCAGGTGAGATCGGAGAGGGAGCACTCATCAACGCATCAAACTCCAAGGACTTCGACATCGCAATCCCGCTGATCAAAGCGGCATGCGACAAGGTTGACGACAAGAAGTTCAAGAAGTTCGATGTCGGTGCATACACCGCAATGTCGATCGACCAGAGCGAGAAGAAGGCACGCAATGCAGCAAAGATCGTTGCAGCATTCATTGCAGCAGGTTCACCACCGGCACTTCTCGAACGCCACGGCCTTGACCTTTCAAACGTAGCAAAGATCAAAGATGCACTTTCACGTTTCGACTTCGGTGCAGTCGGAGGACTTGTCGGAGACGGCGAGATCGATGCATTCACAATCGCAGGAACACCTGAGATGGTAAAAGAGAAGTGCGAGAACCTTACCGCATCAGGAGTTACACAGATCATCTTCGGTTCACCACTCGGACCCGACATGACAAACTCCATCCGCCTTCTCGGAAAGTACATTGTCTAA
- a CDS encoding galactose-1-phosphate uridylyltransferase — MFSKALLDRNGRKIEYREETLTGIRCRICPSREERGLNDLRIPEALEINKSCPFCPENIEIDTPCFENGERIHVGETTTFPNIYPFGENHIVTVITKEHCPHEITENQILDSLKGQFLGLKEKKGFASINWNYLSSAGASMIHPHLQGFSDGIPTYLTSLYINRSKEYFDRSGSNYWLSVTESEKESDRYLFGDEITWCANPVPIGEKEIRGYLPFCSFNDFEEFIPEIAGGIRRVMEIYKNAGNHALNMAIRFGKDEHEMYFRAFVSMIARINPNPESISDSAFMERLHFEPVVMTVPEDLKKINSRSQKY, encoded by the coding sequence ATGTTTTCAAAGGCTCTTCTTGATAGAAACGGGCGAAAGATCGAGTACAGGGAAGAAACACTGACCGGGATCAGGTGCAGGATATGCCCGTCAAGAGAAGAAAGGGGTTTAAATGATCTCAGGATACCTGAGGCATTGGAAATAAATAAGTCCTGCCCGTTCTGCCCTGAAAATATCGAAATAGATACTCCATGCTTTGAGAACGGCGAAAGAATACATGTTGGAGAAACCACTACGTTTCCAAACATCTACCCCTTCGGTGAGAACCATATTGTAACGGTAATCACAAAGGAGCATTGCCCACATGAGATTACTGAAAACCAGATCCTTGATTCACTTAAAGGCCAGTTTCTGGGCCTTAAAGAAAAGAAAGGATTTGCCTCGATAAACTGGAATTATCTATCCTCTGCAGGTGCAAGCATGATCCATCCCCATCTGCAGGGATTCTCGGACGGGATTCCTACATACCTGACATCTCTTTACATAAACAGGTCAAAGGAATATTTTGACAGATCGGGATCGAATTACTGGCTTTCAGTAACCGAATCTGAAAAAGAATCGGACAGATACCTGTTCGGCGACGAGATAACGTGGTGTGCAAACCCGGTACCGATAGGAGAAAAGGAGATACGGGGATATCTCCCGTTCTGCTCGTTCAACGATTTTGAAGAGTTCATTCCTGAGATCGCCGGAGGGATCAGGAGAGTAATGGAGATCTATAAAAATGCCGGCAATCATGCCCTCAATATGGCGATCAGGTTCGGAAAAGACGAACATGAAATGTATTTCAGGGCGTTCGTATCGATGATCGCAAGGATAAACCCAAACCCAGAGTCAATCTCCGATTCGGCATTCATGGAAAGACTGCACTTTGAACCTGTCGTCATGACCGTTCCCGAAGATCTAAAAAAGATAAACAGTAGATCCCAGAAGTATTAA
- a CDS encoding DHA2 family efflux MFS transporter permease subunit, translating into MIAEQGEKDGRYGHWPVLFLLSLATAIELIDGTALNISLPTIASDFNINLGTASWIPMVYFLTISCLLLPFAKVSEKTGTRKILFAGLLLFTVSSYFCAISGRIELLIFFRFLQATGGAMMAAAVPAQVAIGFTPETRGRALGIIMGAGGFGLAAGPAIGGYITHFISWHWIFYINIPIGIIGMALTYFCLKPYSPAERSNGFDYSGLVFMSLFMVSFLFLLTKGSEYGWSSTETIITAAVSILALVIFIIQEKRSKDPILDMSIFLSWTFLLSTAFLLVFEILLGGIELILPFYLEKVLEFTPDISGLYMLIPPMIMIIAGPAGGFLSDYEGNRMVCSISALIGIIAFVIFLISLTSPGMIIYMVIALILFGMAIGAVASSGASRIIEHSPKGLEITGSAISNLVFYIGMSLGTAIYTLILQSGMTSTIINSGKISINDVSAYAFSSAMPYIYIFSIILMAAALLFALLVPDKKRTAESRNITDR; encoded by the coding sequence ATGATTGCAGAACAGGGAGAAAAGGATGGACGATACGGCCACTGGCCGGTGCTCTTTCTCCTCTCCCTTGCAACTGCAATAGAACTTATCGACGGAACCGCTCTCAATATATCTCTCCCTACAATCGCATCCGACTTCAATATCAACCTGGGGACCGCGTCATGGATCCCGATGGTGTATTTCCTGACGATAAGCTGCCTGCTCCTTCCGTTCGCAAAAGTTAGCGAAAAAACGGGAACAAGGAAGATCCTTTTTGCAGGACTGTTGCTGTTTACCGTAAGCTCATATTTTTGCGCAATATCAGGAAGAATAGAACTGCTTATCTTCTTCAGGTTCCTGCAGGCCACCGGCGGTGCGATGATGGCTGCAGCCGTTCCGGCGCAGGTCGCAATAGGATTCACCCCCGAGACAAGAGGGCGTGCACTTGGAATTATTATGGGTGCCGGGGGATTCGGCCTTGCAGCAGGACCGGCAATAGGAGGATACATCACCCATTTCATCTCCTGGCACTGGATTTTTTATATCAACATACCTATCGGCATCATCGGGATGGCCCTGACATACTTCTGCCTGAAACCATACAGCCCGGCAGAAAGATCGAATGGCTTCGATTACAGCGGACTCGTATTCATGTCTCTATTTATGGTATCGTTCCTGTTTCTGCTCACGAAAGGAAGCGAATACGGGTGGAGTTCAACGGAGACCATAATAACGGCAGCAGTCTCCATACTGGCCCTTGTAATATTCATTATCCAGGAAAAGAGATCCAAAGACCCTATACTGGATATGTCCATATTCCTGTCCTGGACCTTTCTGCTCTCAACAGCCTTCCTCCTCGTATTCGAGATATTACTAGGTGGAATAGAGCTCATTCTTCCATTCTACCTGGAGAAGGTGCTCGAATTCACTCCCGATATATCAGGACTCTACATGCTTATTCCGCCTATGATAATGATCATCGCAGGGCCTGCCGGCGGATTCCTCTCTGACTACGAGGGCAACAGGATGGTCTGTTCGATATCTGCCCTGATCGGAATTATCGCATTTGTAATCTTCTTAATATCCCTTACAAGCCCCGGGATGATAATCTACATGGTCATCGCCCTCATCCTTTTCGGAATGGCGATCGGAGCGGTTGCAAGTTCTGGTGCAAGCAGAATTATCGAACACAGCCCGAAAGGACTTGAGATCACGGGTTCAGCCATAAGTAACCTAGTTTTTTACATAGGGATGAGCCTTGGAACAGCAATTTATACGCTGATACTCCAGTCGGGGATGACAAGTACAATAATTAACAGCGGAAAAATATCGATAAACGATGTCTCTGCTTATGCCTTCTCATCTGCGATGCCTTACATCTATATATTCTCGATTATACTCATGGCAGCGGCATTGCTTTTCGCACTGCTGGTACCCGATAAAAAAAGAACCGCGGAATCCCGGAACATCACGGACAGATGA
- a CDS encoding HDIG domain-containing metalloprotein produces MQRDEALSLLKSHVSGEGLINHCIATAAVMKAVAVRLGEDQEKWEIIGILHDIDFEYTGGDMTLHGAEGYRILIETGVPEEIAGPVKRHNYEIYGDSKTPVDTALTAADNISGLIIACALVKGGDLSAVSVKTVTKKMKDRSFAAGCSRDRIRMIEDYIELPEFYEISIEGVMLVKNEIGLS; encoded by the coding sequence ATGCAGCGCGATGAAGCCTTATCTCTTTTAAAGTCTCATGTGAGCGGTGAAGGTCTGATAAATCACTGTATTGCAACTGCGGCAGTAATGAAGGCTGTTGCTGTAAGGCTTGGAGAGGATCAGGAGAAATGGGAGATTATCGGGATTCTTCATGACATTGATTTCGAATACACAGGCGGCGACATGACTCTTCACGGTGCAGAAGGCTATAGGATACTCATCGAAACCGGGGTCCCGGAAGAGATTGCAGGGCCTGTGAAGAGGCACAATTATGAGATATACGGGGATTCGAAAACTCCTGTGGATACTGCACTCACGGCGGCCGACAATATATCGGGGCTGATAATCGCCTGTGCCCTGGTCAAAGGCGGAGATTTATCTGCTGTTTCAGTGAAAACCGTTACGAAAAAGATGAAGGATCGTTCGTTTGCGGCGGGATGCAGCAGAGATAGAATCAGGATGATCGAAGATTACATTGAGCTTCCTGAATTTTATGAGATCTCAATTGAGGGAGTAATGCTCGTTAAAAACGAGATTGGTCTTTCCTAA
- a CDS encoding cache domain-containing protein, with protein sequence MKIFYIPVFLVLILICISCGCTDPGSDTQQVSDTPQVPVLPVETRNYTLSELEEFVMNASEYAKEVGMEEAAAEFNDPTSKFVDGTMYIYALYYNGTYIAQPFNQSLVGTNGLSATDTNGMRFVEACRDIAESGGGPVLYTYPNPSDNMTYEEKLGYVYPVDDEWWIGSGIYLDDLVDKANGTPLYLGYVKNFMTGAASFAGNVSMDEAISVFNNQSGDYFDLDNGMYVLALDYDGNILAHPAYPEIIGENIYDREMKYGVKSIQRAAEIARNGGGFIIYSYDGTDGTIKQNLNYVMPVEKDDYWIISSGISRDLLQY encoded by the coding sequence ATGAAAATATTCTACATACCGGTATTTTTGGTATTAATATTGATCTGCATATCCTGCGGCTGTACGGACCCGGGTTCTGATACCCAGCAGGTCAGCGATACGCCGCAGGTGCCGGTGTTACCTGTTGAGACCCGGAATTATACTTTATCCGAACTCGAGGAATTTGTTATGAACGCATCCGAATATGCAAAAGAAGTAGGTATGGAAGAGGCTGCCGCAGAGTTCAATGATCCTACCAGCAAATTTGTCGACGGGACCATGTATATATATGCACTTTACTATAACGGAACCTATATAGCCCAGCCTTTCAACCAGAGCCTTGTGGGAACGAACGGATTGTCCGCGACAGACACCAACGGTATGAGATTTGTCGAGGCCTGCCGTGATATTGCAGAATCTGGGGGAGGTCCGGTTCTTTATACATACCCCAATCCGTCGGATAATATGACATACGAGGAAAAGCTCGGGTATGTGTATCCAGTCGATGATGAATGGTGGATAGGCTCAGGAATATATCTTGACGATCTTGTGGATAAAGCCAATGGTACACCTCTTTATCTTGGATACGTGAAGAATTTTATGACCGGTGCGGCATCATTTGCCGGGAACGTATCCATGGATGAAGCAATCTCGGTGTTCAACAACCAGAGCGGGGATTATTTTGATCTCGACAACGGGATGTATGTCCTTGCGCTGGATTATGATGGAAATATCCTGGCCCATCCTGCATACCCGGAGATCATAGGTGAGAATATCTATGATCGTGAGATGAAGTATGGTGTTAAAAGTATCCAGAGGGCAGCAGAGATCGCCCGTAATGGCGGAGGATTCATAATTTACAGTTATGATGGAACCGACGGTACAATTAAGCAGAACCTGAATTATGTCATGCCTGTTGAAAAAGATGACTACTGGATAATCAGTTCGGGTATTTCCAGAGATCTGCTCCAGTATTGA
- a CDS encoding F420-dependent methylenetetrahydromethanopterin dehydrogenase → MVVKVGIAKLGNIASGVMAELLLDERADREDMETFMATSGTKLQEKDIDRVVENMKAYGPDFCIVVSPNGVLPGPKGAREALAAAGIPCVVITDDITTKKDEFAALKETSFGYIIMKADAMIGARREFLDPIEMADYNGNLVKVLAVTGAFRKLQIALDEVIDQVKEGKKGADLVLPKIVMSSDKAVEGEFTNPYAYAKARAAYEMAQSVAGINVKGCFMTKGHENYTPIVASAHEVMRQAMLLCEEAREIEKSCDGVIRKPHKSDGTRVEKVKLIDKPW, encoded by the coding sequence ATGGTAGTAAAAGTAGGAATTGCAAAACTCGGTAACATCGCAAGCGGTGTAATGGCCGAACTTCTCCTTGATGAGCGTGCAGATCGCGAGGACATGGAAACATTCATGGCCACAAGCGGAACGAAGCTCCAGGAAAAAGATATTGACCGCGTCGTTGAGAACATGAAGGCATACGGCCCTGACTTCTGTATCGTAGTCTCGCCGAACGGTGTTCTCCCCGGACCCAAAGGTGCACGTGAGGCACTTGCAGCGGCAGGCATTCCATGTGTTGTAATTACCGACGACATCACGACCAAAAAAGACGAATTTGCAGCACTGAAGGAAACAAGCTTCGGTTACATCATCATGAAGGCCGATGCAATGATCGGTGCACGCCGTGAATTCCTCGACCCGATCGAGATGGCGGACTACAACGGAAACCTTGTAAAGGTTCTCGCAGTAACAGGTGCATTCCGCAAACTCCAGATTGCACTCGATGAAGTCATTGACCAGGTAAAAGAAGGAAAGAAGGGTGCAGACCTTGTTCTCCCGAAGATCGTAATGAGCTCGGACAAGGCTGTCGAGGGCGAGTTCACGAACCCCTACGCATATGCAAAGGCACGCGCAGCATACGAGATGGCACAGTCCGTTGCCGGAATCAACGTAAAGGGCTGCTTCATGACAAAGGGCCACGAGAACTACACCCCTATCGTTGCATCCGCACACGAAGTCATGCGCCAGGCAATGCTCCTCTGTGAAGAGGCACGTGAGATCGAGAAGTCCTGCGATGGTGTAATCCGCAAACCTCACAAAAGCGACGGAACCCGCGTAGAAAAGGTCAAATTAATCGACAAACCCTGGTAA
- a CDS encoding Tfx family DNA-binding protein, with protein sequence MKDTLLTDRQKEVLRYRKQGLTQQQIADIIHTSKANICTIEKAAMENIKKARETLDFLYTLDTTHLCTIEKGMDSLDAVKKIFAEAEKPGIKIQYDTISLINKMRESNPEKFRGRYIKEDLEIYINEDGDIFIS encoded by the coding sequence ATGAAAGACACTCTACTGACTGACAGGCAAAAAGAAGTGTTGAGGTACAGGAAGCAGGGCCTGACGCAGCAGCAGATAGCTGATATCATACACACGTCCAAGGCAAATATCTGCACCATTGAAAAGGCTGCGATGGAGAATATTAAAAAAGCCCGCGAAACTCTCGATTTTCTCTACACGCTCGATACTACCCATCTCTGTACAATAGAGAAGGGGATGGATTCGCTCGATGCCGTAAAAAAGATATTTGCGGAAGCCGAAAAGCCCGGCATCAAGATCCAGTACGATACGATTTCACTGATAAACAAGATGCGCGAATCGAATCCTGAAAAATTCAGGGGAAGATACATAAAAGAGGACCTGGAGATCTATATCAACGAAGACGGGGACATCTTCATCAGTTAA
- a CDS encoding 50S ribosomal protein L3: MPGTTRPRRGSLAYSPRKRAKSQVPKYHSWPSYNGEPAFQGYAGYKVGMTHVIMIDDHKNSPSEGKEISVPVTVIEIPPMKVIAIRAYTNDTYGRKAFAEVWSENIDESISRATQIPKKHNAEEQKEKILKGIEDGFVTDIFAIMYTQPEQLTGVPKKVPELMEIRIAGGDLSTRLDFGISKLGEEVEIENVANAGQYIDVTAVTTGKGTQGAVKRWGIQVRKRKHSRGKKKRHIGNLGPWTPHHVRWQVPQMGQMGYQQRTEFNKRILRIGNNPEEINPDGGFLHYGLVRGKYVLIKGSIPGPTKRLIRIRPAIRQGEHVFREPSINFVSTMSKQG, encoded by the coding sequence ATGCCTGGAACAACCAGACCACGCAGAGGATCACTTGCATACAGCCCGCGCAAAAGGGCGAAGAGTCAGGTACCGAAGTACCACTCATGGCCTTCGTACAACGGAGAGCCAGCCTTTCAGGGTTATGCAGGTTATAAAGTGGGTATGACTCATGTCATTATGATCGATGACCACAAGAACAGTCCATCGGAAGGAAAAGAGATCTCAGTACCGGTTACGGTAATCGAGATTCCGCCGATGAAAGTCATCGCGATTCGTGCCTATACAAACGACACATACGGCAGGAAAGCATTCGCCGAAGTTTGGTCAGAAAACATCGACGAGAGCATCTCACGTGCTACACAGATCCCAAAGAAGCACAATGCCGAAGAACAGAAAGAGAAAATTCTTAAAGGCATCGAAGACGGCTTTGTAACCGACATTTTTGCAATAATGTACACGCAGCCCGAACAGCTCACAGGTGTCCCGAAGAAAGTTCCGGAACTGATGGAGATCCGCATCGCAGGCGGAGACCTCAGCACACGCCTCGACTTCGGAATCTCCAAGCTGGGAGAGGAAGTCGAGATCGAGAATGTAGCAAACGCCGGACAGTACATCGATGTAACTGCCGTTACAACCGGAAAGGGAACCCAGGGTGCAGTAAAACGCTGGGGCATTCAGGTAAGAAAGCGCAAGCACTCACGCGGAAAGAAGAAGCGCCATATCGGAAACCTCGGACCGTGGACACCTCACCACGTAAGGTGGCAGGTACCGCAGATGGGTCAGATGGGATACCAGCAGAGGACCGAATTCAACAAGCGCATCCTCAGGATCGGCAATAACCCCGAAGAGATCAACCCGGATGGAGGATTCCTCCACTACGGACTTGTCAGGGGAAAATACGTTCTGATCAAAGGCTCGATCCCCGGACCTACAAAGCGTCTCATAAGGATTCGCCCGGCAATACGCCAGGGAGAGCATGTCTTCCGCGAACCGTCGATTAACTTCGTCAGCACAATGAGTAAGCAGGGGTGA
- the rpl4p gene encoding 50S ribosomal protein L4 encodes MKTQIKTIDGKDAGEIELPVLFEEEYRPDLIKKAVISIQSMRYQPHGTNPYAGIKTSAESWGSGRGVAQVPRIKNGSRVARIPQAVGGRAAHPPKVEKILVKKINKQEKRKAMRSAIAATTNEELVLARGHIFEGAVPVVFEEAFEDLKSTKEVADALRAAGLYEDVVRARNSRKVRAGRGKLRGRRYKQRKSLLIVTGDKQLRAGKNLAGVDITTVEQLNVELLAPGTQAGRLTVWTVPAINRLGEM; translated from the coding sequence ATGAAAACACAGATAAAAACAATTGACGGAAAGGACGCAGGCGAGATCGAGCTTCCGGTTCTTTTCGAAGAGGAATATCGTCCCGACCTCATTAAAAAGGCTGTAATCTCGATCCAGAGCATGCGCTACCAGCCTCACGGAACAAACCCATACGCAGGAATAAAAACTTCCGCAGAGTCATGGGGAAGCGGACGCGGTGTTGCACAGGTCCCGAGGATTAAGAACGGTTCACGTGTAGCAAGAATCCCGCAGGCTGTAGGCGGACGTGCGGCACACCCCCCGAAGGTTGAAAAGATCCTTGTAAAGAAGATCAACAAGCAGGAAAAGAGAAAAGCGATGAGATCGGCAATCGCTGCAACCACAAACGAGGAACTTGTTCTTGCAAGAGGTCACATCTTTGAAGGGGCAGTACCGGTAGTTTTCGAGGAAGCCTTTGAAGACCTGAAATCAACAAAAGAAGTAGCAGACGCACTCAGGGCAGCAGGACTCTACGAAGATGTAGTCCGTGCAAGGAACTCAAGAAAGGTTCGTGCAGGACGCGGAAAGCTCCGTGGAAGACGCTACAAGCAGAGAAAGAGTCTCCTTATCGTTACAGGCGACAAGCAGCTTCGCGCCGGCAAGAATCTTGCAGGTGTAGACATTACAACAGTCGAACAGCTGAATGTAGAACTCCTGGCACCCGGAACACAGGCAGGAAGACTTACTGTATGGACAGTGCCTGCCATAAACAGACTGGGGGAGATGTGA